The genome window CGAGTTACAAACACAACGAGTTGGTAACGAGTTACAAAAACAACGAGTTTTTTTAATCAGCCTAGCTGATTAGCTTAACCCACTCGTTAAGTTTAAGCACGGCGAaggagagagagcgagagagattcAAAGAGAGATAAAATAACAGCGAGTAGAAAAAGTAACGAGTATTTCGAATACTTGATGCATTTACCTGGTGTGGGACTGTAGACAGCAACCGTATTGTCCACAAAACCCACCGCCAGCTGGACGTTGAACGAATGAAATGATAGGCACGTGGGATGCGGATTCCTTGAGCCCATGAATCCCTCGTTGCTGCGCAATGAACTCAGTGATTTCCCCTTGAGCGAGTAGATGCTTATTTTGGATGCATTGCCGCAGGCGACAGCATCCGCAATGGGATGCGTTGCCATGGCGGTGATATCACCGCCAGCCTGCCACTCATGTGGCGCAGCCGTCAATCCATCCCAGTGACTCCAACCGCGCAGATCAAAGACACAAACTTTGCCCGCATTGCAGCCGACCACAAGAGATCGATCATCGGCCCGGAGACAGGCATGTAAAATAGGTGCCGCATGTTCCCGGATCACGCGTATGATGTGAGGAGCACAACGTTTATCGAATAAACGGACACTGCCATCGGAGCAGCCGGCCACAATGGTGTCACAGCGACGATTGGCCATAAAGGGCGAGAGGACACGCACACTGGTATCCCTGCCCAGCTGGAAATCATTCAGCTTGAGCTCCCGCTCCACATCCCAAATGCGCAGATAACGATAGGAGCCGCCGCCAACGACCAAATGTTGACTCGATTGCTGCCAGGCGGTGACAATGCCCATGCCAGATCCATTGCCATAGTGTAgactgctgccgctgcccaGCTGTGAGGAGTTGGAGACACcagctgctcctgttgctccAGCGCCCGCTGCCACCGATGAACTGGACGAACTGGAGCCACTGTTTGTGGGCAAATTACTGGAGACACCGCCTGTGGTGACGCCGCCTCCTCCGCCGCTGCGAGGCAGTGCATCCCAGGCGCTGATCAGACGCGTTGTCAGCGGCTGCGAATCATCGTCACTGGTGGATTGCCAGACACGGATGACGCCATCATCGTGTGCCACAAGCATTAAGCCCACATCCTGGGCATTCAATAGCTCAAAGCTGCTGACACGCGCAAAGGGCGAACCACTAGCACCACCAAATGAGCTGTACTCCAGGCGAGAAGTCTTGCGCACACTtccactgccactgcctccTGCTCCAGTTGCTCCTCCGCCTCCTGCTCCGGTGGCTCCTATTAAGGAACTGCCCAGAGATGTCTCCGCATTCGCTTCTGTGGCATAACTCAGCACCGAGTTCTTGACAAAATCATAGACCAGCACCTTCTCCTTGTAGGCCACCGCTATCTGTGGCTCATATGGCAATAGCTTCACTAGCGATGGCGTAAACTGTGTCTTTCGCGCCCAGCTGTTGGCATCGTTGAGGCGACTGATTAGGCTGCTTATCCGACGATGTGATACCCATTGACGCATAAACTCATTCCGTTGATAGCGATACTTGCGGGAGCGCAATTCACTCGAGTTCCGATCGATGGGATAACGTTGTTtgccctcctcctcctcgctGCCGCCCTCGGCGCTGCTGTAGCGTTGATTCCCCGGTCGGGTGAAGTACGAGATGGCCCAGGGGATGAACTGCGTCTGTACAATGGGTTGCAGCATTTGTGCTTTGCCATCGGCATAAGGATTGGTTTCGCTGCCACTGCTGCGTGCTGAATGATTGCCATCACCAGCAGTTAGTCCGGCTGCTGATCCTCCCGTTCCACTGATGCCGGCTGAGGGATGTGCTGTGGCACCGCCAGCTCCACCGTCCGTCTCATCATTCATGGAGCTGGTGCGCAATTTGCGCTGTGTCTCCGCATTGGCGCCTCCGGACAGTCGCAGCTTCTGCACCCACTGACTGCCATGTCCCGCATGATGACCATGATGACCATGATGACCCACTGGCGGTGATTCACCGCTGCCACCCAGGTAATTGCAGCGTGTATTGGGACTGGGTGGCAAGCTGACGCTCAAACTGCTATTGTTCAGCTTCTCCAGATCTCGGGGAGCTGCGGAACCGGAACCTGAACCCGTGCCGGaaccgctgctgctgctgcccgcCGTGGTGGCATTGGTGGCCTCCTTGGCCGTGATCATGCACAGTGCCGCATCCCGCACATGGGAAATAATGCGTTGAGCCGTCGCTGCCACAGCTGGAAATGGATCCTGGCCCAGATTATAGATGCCCAGCCAGAGTTTGGTGAATATGGACTGAAAGGGTATGAAATTGGTGGTTGTTGTGCTGCCGGAACCGCTGCCCATGCCCGTGCCCATGCCCGAGCTGCTCATGTTCGAGATGGAACTGGAGCTAACGCCACGCCGGATGTGGGGCACAAAGCGTTCCAGACTGTGCGTGGATTGGGCATAACTGGCCGatggggcatgtggcatgccatGTGTAATGCTGGCACTCCGCTCCCCGCCACAGGACACCAAGGCCGAGCTATGACTGTTCATCTGCTCCGCCAGATAAACCGTGACGAACTGCGTCTCAAACAGCAGCACCATCCATTGTAGGGCAGCAGCCAGCTCCAGACGCACCAGCGGCGACATATCCTCACCCACCGTCTCCAGCAATGTGATGGCAATGATGCGATCAATATTATTCGCCTGCTCCTCACTCCGATCCGTCACGGAGCTGATAAAGGTGCCCAAAGCAAAGACAGCCGCAGCGCGTACCTCCGGGATGGGATCACGGAGCAGCACATAGAGCTTCTCGTGGGCCAAATCTCGAGCACCCGACCAACGGGCCTTCTCAAAGTTCTGCCAGAGCATGCCCAGACAAATGGCCAACCATTGGCGTAGCAACCAGCTGCTGTCATTCAACTGTTCCAGGCAAATGGACAACAGAGGACCCTGCAGGGCGCTCGTCTGCCCAAGCAGGAAATTGTGCACAATGGAGGCGAGCACAAAGGCGGACAAGGTGCGATGCTGTTTGCTCACAGTGTTATCCTGCAGCACGGACAGAAAGTACTTGTACTCCTTGACCAGATCCACCTGGCAGCTGGGATCGACGGCCAAGATCTTGGCCCAGATGAATACCAAAACAGGACGCAATTCCCGCGTTGAGCTCTGCAGCAATTTGAGCACATAGGGAAAGATGCCCACGCCCAAGGCGAGATTAACCGCCCAGGGACCCAAGTCCAGGAAGCGTGCCAGCAGCTCCAAGGCACGCAAACGATGCACCTGAGATAGGAGCACCTGCAGCACAATGGGCAGCTGTTCGGGCGGTGTACGGGATTCGGATTCCGAGTCCAGCCACACCTGGAACGCGGTCAGCTGATGCTCAAAGAATGGCAGCTGTCTGTACGGCGCCTGTTGCTCCAGTATGTCCGGCAATTGTTGCAGCGCCAGATCCACCACCAAATCCCAGGCTTTCCACATGGCATGCCGATGACATGGCGGCAGAGCCGGCAAAGAAACCGGCGTACAATCGTGACTACGTAGAATACGCTCGGCGAGCAGGAAGTTCCTAAATAAACTGGCCACCAGCAGATCCTGCCGGAACAGACGCTGGAACAGCTCACGCGGCAATGTATTCCAGGCTATAGTATCCGTTATAGCCGTAAATATCCAATTGAGTTCACCCATCATGGTCCGGCGATCATTGACCTTGCCGGGTATCTTGTCAATAAGCTCACTTTGGATGCGCGGCACCATGCCCAGTTTCTCCTGCATGGCATACCATTTGAGGGCGATGTTAATGGGCGTGGTCAGGCAGCTGGTGAAGAGATCCGCCGGCAATTGGGCATTCATGGGAAGTATCTCATTGGCGGCACAGGCGGCCAAATGGATGCAATTCTTGTAGCTAACCAGCTGCGAGGCACTCGAGGATTGGGCAGCGGAGGACTGAGAGTGggtttgggattgggattgaaTTAACTGCGCCTGCAGTGCCTTCTCCAGCTCCTGCTCATGCTGCTCGGCAAAGGGCTGAAAGGAGTTGATGATAATGCCGGCATTGGAGCAATCATACACATAGATCGATGGTGCTGCCATCCAATTGATCAGCTCAAAGATGCTCAATGGTATATACTGTGTAAAGGTGCGATTGAAAACCCAAATCTCGCCATTTGCCGTCGGCTTTGGCACACCATGTCCATTATAGTGGAACAATATCCTTTCTCCCTTGGCATTACGGCGTAAAGATGTGCACAATTTCTTGACATCCTCCACCGTGGGAtcattgcattttttgtaACGTGCTCGGGGTTGCCAACGTTCATATTGCATCTGGAGATTGCTGCCAATCAATTCCATTGCCTTGGGCACGGATACGGAACTGGGATCAATCCAGCATTCCAGACGCGAGCACGGTTGTATTTTGACCACATCGGGTGGATCCACACCAATGTTAAGGCACAGGACAAGCGCCACACTTGCCGTCTTCATGCGTTCCCGTATCCGCCATGGATGACGCTCATAAATCAAAGGTTCTATCGATTCCTGATGTCGCTTGGCCGCAAAACTCAAGGGTATCTCATCGTCGTGCGTAAACTCAATTGCCTCCTCCTGCAGGGCTGTCCACAGTGATTCAATATTCGAACTCGTATTCGAATTGGAATTCGGATTTAgatttgttattgcttttttcGTTTTGCGATGCTTGTGAccagacgacgacgacgttgttgttgttgttgtttccttaGCACGGCGATTGCTTgtcgtattgttgttgctgccgccgccgctgctgctgctagcgctgccgctgccactgtTACTGCTGGCAGCTACGTCGGCTGCGCTGTTGATCTTGGCAGCGTTGCCATACATTGTTTCACACTTTGCAGCACTGCCactagttgttgtagttttgttgctattgcttttgctgcttttgccTTCGCTGGCAATTGCCGCAATCCTTTCATTATATAGCGATTCCatcatttttctttaaacaCGCTagctaactatatatatatatatatatatgtatatatatatatgtgtatatataaacgttttttttttttctatttacagTTTATTGCAATTTGCTTATTACAGTTTTAGCAGCTATTGCAGCACATGCACACGCTCATTTCATGTGAGAGAGACGGTGAGGCGAGAGGGAACGAAGTAggcagcgacgacgacgacgacagcagcaacaacaacaacagcgacgacgtcgacgacgacggcTGCTGCACATAACCAAACAATTTTGCACTCGCACTTCAATTCAACGTATGGCCAccaagttgtttttttaattgtttcttttaaCACGCCTAGTTGCGCTTGTGATTCATGATATTGATTTCGTTGACTTTCGGTTAGTTTCGTTTACACAAAATGCttgcaaatgaattttaagcaatcaaaaattgttgcaCTACAAAAATACGCATTTGCAATTGTTCTTGCTCAACGCGCACTGGTTCAGCAGTTATCGCTCTCCCTCTATCTCACTATTGTATGCCTCTCCGATTTGTTGCCCTCCCTTGTGGGCCAAAGCGTTGCCACGCTGCGCAACAGACCACACAAAAGGAACTGCAAATTGCgcgcttaatttaaattgatttcacaatatttgcaattactaaataaaacttaatactCGTTCGATGctataatgtatttaaaaacgtttttgatttattaagcTTACCCGCAGCACTGGATCCTGTTTCAAGGGTCTTGGATATGTAATGGCATGTATGCGATGCCGTCCAAATAAACCAGTGGCAAAACTTTGTGCACTCTTCAGCGTCCTCTGTGTGGCTGTATATTTCATGTAAAACCATTCGGGATTATAAAGATCCGGTAGTAAGTTGGGAAATCGCAATTGCATGCGTTCAGCGAGCTCAATTAGTTCGTCTTCCCCCTCGGCGACCAGCAGTTTCTCATCATCGGGATCAATGTGCTCCCAACTCCAGCGGCGCAGTTGTTTTAGATCTTCAGCACAgagatttgattttgattgctGCAATAGAAGTGACTGCAATTCAACCAGGCGCTTTTGGgcatgcaaaataataattttgctgGGATTTCGTGTTCCATGACGTATGATAGACCATATTCGCGTCGGGTGGCAACCTTGTCGAAACGAATGAAACGAAAAAGGAAAAGGCAAATCAAGTAAATGTGCTCGACTGTTGGTTGCCCAGTAGCCGTAACTGTAcaaacattaaattcaataatcataaataaaacaggaataaaaaactttattattgaTATACAATACGCTTAcgttttatatattgttagtcctAAATCTCTTCAAAATATTATCCATTTATTTTAGgactattttaattatttttttgtttaactatttttagcaatttttttattttaatttgtcacAAATTCATAAGCCTATGTATACCTTGGGTACTGGGCTAACCAGCTGTGACAAGGTGTTCTTTATAGAAGGTGACGTCTTCGTTGACAGCTGCGGTAGTTAAGCTTTTAAATGTGCTCGCGCGGCTctcagagagagagtgagagagtcgCTGAAAAGAATGTCCTTTGTTTTCGAAATGTCAAAATATGTAACTTAAGAAGAGCTACTGTGTCGCAGACCTCACCTTATATAAATACACCTTGAGCTGTGAAGTAGTTGTCAAAAACAAATGCCATGATTAAGAATAGCAAGTGGCATACCATTGTATATCGGCGGAGTATCATTATAATTGGCAATGGCGCGATATGGAGTTTTGGTGGACAGACGATGCTCAATTTCATGGCGCTCCAAATTATTGCAGGCAGCGGAATCAGTTAAATCAGCtgttatttcttttgttatttgcgCTCGTTGTTTTGGtatcaatattaaaagaaGTAAAGTTAGTAGAATAGTTGAATAAAGCATTTTTCCGGGGAATCAAATTTGTCAGGTATTACATTaagttaaaaacttaaaacattaaaagaataaaacgggacacacacacacacgtcgAACGTGAAAGAAAAGTAGCACGAATAAGCGGCAAAGGTAAATACAAATGAGAACGCTGATAAAAGGGAAGCtgaaattacatatttatacatatattatatttgctGCTTGCTCGCAAGTAAATAAGCTCACACAATGTTAGGAGAGTGTTGCCACACATCTGACCAATGCTCTTATATTTCTGCGTACTATCTGGCAGCCCAAGCACAAAAGTAGTCGATACTCTGCGTTACTCGATACTACTCATTGCAGCATCGAAAactcgatatatcgataacaCAAAAGCAGATCATGagtgcattaaaataaaataaaaaatttaattttttaacaattgtttattttgcaataagttttttaatacttacacaatttaaattaattaaaggtGATCTTTCTACAAATGTTCTAAATCACTAAAAGCAActcaattttgcaattttatctaaaaatggaaatggaccTTTTTCCGGGCACTAAGGCTGCCACATCGTTTTTTCTTAGCCAAAGGCAGACAGCTGCTGTCAAAACCGCGAGTTtccaaacaaatgcaaattttttgagGATTTTAAGTGAATAGAAAACACTTCATGGCAATGggtaataaaaaacaattaaaaaaactaactCTACTAAGAATATACTAAAATGTAAGTTTTTCCGCAGCGCCAGCcgctcaaaaaaaattgattgacaGCACGTCAACGCCAAAGCGAAAGACGCGCGCTAAAACAAAGGCAGATCAAATAAAggaattattaataaacaataacaatgaaaatgcTGCCAATGAAAAGTCGACATCAGATATGCTAATGGACTCACAGAAGAAAGCTTCAGAGAATGGCCATGATCAGAACACAGCTAAAGCAGCTTGTAAGTTAAGGACACGCAAGAAGCAGGCGGCAAAATCTGATGAGGATTCAGAATCGGATATTCCAAAGAAACTATTGAAGAAATCTTCCAAGTATGTCGATGATGAAGCTTCCAAGCAGAATACAAGAACTCGCGGAACCAGGACACGCAAGAAGCAGGCGCCCAAATCTGAAGATTCCGATTCGGATATTCCAAAGAAACTTTTAAGGAAATCTTCAGAGAATGTCGTTGATGAAGCTTCCAAGGAGAAGACAAGGTCTCAAGGAACCAGGACACGCAAGAAGCAGGCAACCAATAAATCTTCAGAGAATGTGGTTGATGAAGCTTCCAAGGAGAAGACAAGGTCTCAAGGAACCAGAACACGAAAGAATCAGTTGTCCAAATCTAAAGAGGATTCCGAATCGAATATTCCAAAGGAACTTATAAAGACTTCTAATGAGAGTTTCGAAGATGAAGCTTCCAAGGTGAACACAATGACCAGGACAAGAAAGAAGCAGGCGTCCAAATCTGAAGATTTCAATTCGGATATTCCCAagaaaatttcaagaaaatctTTAGATGAAGCTGCCAAAAAGAACCCAAGAACTCCTAAGCTAACgataaaagtcataaaaaagaAGGCGGTGCCTATAAATGATCTGAATAATTCAAATGGAATTGAAACAAAGGAAGCGTCGAAAAAATACGAAACAATTGaatgtaacaataacaataataattatattcacgtAGAACAGAAAGTAGACGAATTTAAGAAAGGAGAACTTTTGGAGGCACTGTGTTTTGCACTTGCCGAACCGCCGGAGATGGAACCCGAAACTGGATATACTCACGACGATCTGAAGCAGTTCCTGCTGAACTCGACCATTAAGGATATGTTTCCATTTGCCTTTGACATAAAGAGCACCACGGAGGTGAGAAATCTATTAATCTTAACCATCTATATCCATTATCaatctgtatatataataaatatttatatataacctatatttatatatgcgcCTATCCAGAGAAGCCTTTAAAGGCACttaaaaagctttaatttaattaaaaccaataatttttgtgtaattatccaactgaaattttaaatatttaccagGAATCACAAAAAagattgattaattaattaattcaaaaagaaATCAGACCCGAAACaaataatctaaatttattaaatatatacccGAATTTTTATCACTACCTAGAAAGATCCAACAtggtttttcaattga of Drosophila innubila isolate TH190305 chromosome X, UK_Dinn_1.0, whole genome shotgun sequence contains these proteins:
- the LOC117794179 gene encoding regulatory-associated protein of mTOR-like isoform X1, with the translated sequence MMESLYNERIAAIASEGKSSKSNSNKTTTTSGSAAKCETMYGNAAKINSAADVAASSNSGSGSASSSSGGGSNNNTTSNRRAKETTTTTTSSSSGHKHRKTKKAITNLNPNSNSNTSSNIESLWTALQEEAIEFTHDDEIPLSFAAKRHQESIEPLIYERHPWRIRERMKTASVALVLCLNIGVDPPDVVKIQPCSRLECWIDPSSVSVPKAMELIGSNLQMQYERWQPRARYKKCNDPTVEDVKKLCTSLRRNAKGERILFHYNGHGVPKPTANGEIWVFNRTFTQYIPLSIFELINWMAAPSIYVYDCSNAGIIINSFQPFAEQHEQELEKALQAQLIQSQSQTHSQSSAAQSSSASQLVSYKNCIHLAACAANEILPMNAQLPADLFTSCLTTPINIALKWYAMQEKLGMVPRIQSELIDKIPGKVNDRRTMMGELNWIFTAITDTIAWNTLPRELFQRLFRQDLLVASLFRNFLLAERILRSHDCTPVSLPALPPCHRHAMWKAWDLVVDLALQQLPDILEQQAPYRQLPFFEHQLTAFQVWLDSESESRTPPEQLPIVLQVLLSQVHRLRALELLARFLDLGPWAVNLALGVGIFPYVLKLLQSSTRELRPVLVFIWAKILAVDPSCQVDLVKEYKYFLSVLQDNTVSKQHRTLSAFVLASIVHNFLLGQTSALQGPLLSICLEQLNDSSWLLRQWLAICLGMLWQNFEKARWSGARDLAHEKLYVLLRDPIPEVRAAAVFALGTFISSVTDRSEEQANNIDRIIAITLLETVGEDMSPLVRLELAAALQWMVLLFETQFVTVYLAEQMNSHSSALVSCGGERSASITHGMPHAPSASYAQSTHSLERFVPHIRRGVSSSSISNMSSSGMGTGMGSGSGSTTTTNFIPFQSIFTKLWLGIYNLGQDPFPAVAATAQRIISHVRDAALCMITAKEATNATTAGSSSSGSGTGSGSGSAAPRDLEKLNNSSLSVSLPPSPNTRCNYLGGSGESPPVGHHGHHGHHAGHGSQWVQKLRLSGGANAETQRKLRTSSMNDETDGGAGGATAHPSAGISGTGGSAAGLTAGDGNHSARSSGSETNPYADGKAQMLQPIVQTQFIPWAISYFTRPGNQRYSSAEGGSEEEEGKQRYPIDRNSSELRSRKYRYQRNEFMRQWVSHRRISSLISRLNDANSWARKTQFTPSLVKLLPYEPQIAVAYKEKVLVYDFVKNSVLSYATEANAETSLGSSLIGATGAGGGGATGAGGSGSGSVRKTSRLEYSSFGGASGSPFARVSSFELLNAQDVGLMLVAHDDGVIRVWQSTSDDDSQPLTTRLISAWDALPRSGGGGGVTTGGVSSNLPTNSGSSSSSSSVAAGAGATGAAGVSNSSQLGSGSSLHYGNGSGMGIVTAWQQSSQHLVVGGGSYRYLRIWDVERELKLNDFQLGRDTSVRVLSPFMANRRCDTIVAGCSDGSVRLFDKRCAPHIIRVIREHAAPILHACLRADDRSLVVGCNAGKVCVFDLRGWSHWDGLTAAPHEWQAGGDITAMATHPIADAVACGNASKISIYSLKGKSLSSLRSNEGFMGSRNPHPTCLSFHSFNVQLAVGFVDNTVAVYSPTPVL
- the LOC117786531 gene encoding uncharacterized protein LOC117786531; this translates as MAMAPAAQKKLIDSTSTPKRKTRAKTKADQIKELLINNNNENAANEKSTSDMLMDSQKKASENGHDQNTAKAACKLRTRKKQAAKSDEDSESDIPKKLLKKSSKYVDDEASKQNTRTRGTRTRKKQAPKSEDSDSDIPKKSNESFEDEASKVNTMTRTRKKQASKSEDFNSDIPKKISRKSLDEAAKKNPRTPKLTIKVIKKKAVPINDLNNSNGIETKEASKKYETIECNNNNNNYIHVEQKVDEFKKGELLEALCFALAEPPEMEPETGYTHDDLKQFLLNSTIKDMFPFAFDIKSTTEIFQRLNSAIYKLEEVQLDQLLDLYHLAIMMQTYEHLDTHMNYRHELLDAVGELSVELKPIDIEYIGSSLCDRFVIGSGMTRMQKVVDMHNSIVIMIGNSDVNYQIAMTTLLATFAKVSGVNFPKNETDIIKKAFEMAKLVEWMQLVESGREADMFVLVRCFSLIINTKQNRDAHLNWHQELGSEIHTYFMKILRTVRFSTNYNFFAMMIERFIAFCVVRGATARAFTTDVI